A single region of the Mycobacterium avium subsp. avium genome encodes:
- a CDS encoding NAD-dependent malic enzyme: protein MPDELRGPARLFDALTTKGTAFTEEERRRLGLMGLLPTTVKTLEQQAEHCWHEFSTRRDDLDKHIYLRALQDRNETLFYRVLLDHIPEALPIVYTPTVGEACQRFSEIYRRPRGLFVSYAEGDCLDEVLNNRPQREVDVIVVTDGQRILGLGDQGIGGMGIPIGKLSLYTLIGGIDPARTLPIVLDVGTDNSELLDDPRYLGWRHRRVDDDDYYAFIDKFVAAVRRQLPHVLLQWEDFASTHAQPILARYCDELLTFNDDIQGTAAVTVGALHGAAKVAGRPLSQQQVVMLGAGSASIGVLDMIRRQMVKEGLSEGAASERIWVVDVEGLLTDDRTDLSAAQRGFAQPAARVAGWGVSGRARLADVVHHIDVGVLLGLSTAAGAFTEAIVRELAGKTDRPIIFPLSNPTSRAEAHPAELDRWTDGRALIATGSPFAPLRRDGVERPVAQCNNVYIFPAMGLAVTAAQATRVTDEMMRVAAETLGEASPALAHPDRPLLPAWSDVPDVAVRIAHAVAMQAVVDGVAPTRSDAELADRIAEVRWRPEYPTAVSQ from the coding sequence ATGCCCGATGAGCTCCGGGGGCCGGCCAGGTTGTTCGATGCCCTGACCACCAAGGGCACCGCCTTCACCGAGGAGGAGCGACGGCGATTGGGCCTGATGGGTCTGCTGCCGACGACCGTCAAGACCCTCGAGCAACAGGCCGAGCACTGCTGGCACGAATTCTCCACGCGCCGCGACGATCTCGACAAACACATCTATCTGCGGGCGTTGCAGGACCGCAACGAGACGTTGTTCTACCGGGTTTTGCTCGACCACATCCCCGAGGCTCTGCCGATCGTCTACACGCCCACGGTGGGGGAGGCCTGCCAGCGTTTCAGCGAGATCTACCGCCGGCCGCGGGGATTGTTCGTGTCCTACGCCGAGGGGGACTGCCTGGACGAGGTGCTCAACAATCGGCCCCAGCGCGAGGTCGACGTGATCGTGGTGACCGACGGGCAGCGGATCCTCGGCCTGGGCGATCAGGGCATCGGCGGCATGGGCATCCCGATCGGAAAGCTGTCCCTCTACACCCTCATTGGCGGCATCGACCCCGCTCGCACACTGCCGATCGTGCTCGATGTGGGAACCGACAACAGCGAACTGCTTGATGACCCTCGGTACCTGGGATGGCGGCACCGACGCGTCGACGACGACGATTACTACGCGTTCATCGACAAGTTCGTCGCCGCGGTACGCAGGCAGCTACCCCATGTGCTGCTGCAGTGGGAGGACTTCGCGTCCACACATGCGCAGCCGATCCTCGCTCGCTACTGCGACGAACTCCTTACCTTCAATGACGACATCCAGGGGACCGCCGCCGTCACCGTTGGGGCGCTGCACGGTGCCGCCAAGGTCGCGGGACGCCCCCTGTCGCAGCAACAGGTTGTCATGCTCGGCGCCGGCTCGGCCAGCATCGGTGTGCTCGACATGATTCGTCGCCAAATGGTGAAGGAGGGATTGTCCGAAGGCGCTGCCTCGGAGCGCATCTGGGTCGTCGACGTGGAAGGGCTTCTCACCGATGACCGCACCGATCTGTCCGCCGCGCAGCGCGGGTTTGCCCAGCCGGCCGCCCGGGTGGCGGGCTGGGGCGTGTCCGGGCGCGCCCGGCTCGCCGATGTCGTCCACCATATCGACGTCGGCGTGCTGCTCGGCTTGTCCACCGCCGCGGGCGCGTTCACCGAAGCGATCGTGCGGGAACTCGCGGGCAAGACCGACCGACCGATCATCTTCCCGCTGTCCAACCCGACGAGCCGGGCCGAGGCGCACCCGGCGGAGTTGGATCGGTGGACTGACGGGCGCGCCCTGATCGCCACCGGATCGCCGTTCGCGCCCCTGCGCCGCGACGGGGTGGAACGCCCTGTCGCCCAATGCAATAACGTCTATATTTTCCCCGCGATGGGTTTGGCCGTCACAGCTGCCCAGGCGACCCGGGTCACCGACGAGATGATGCGCGTCGCCGCGGAGACGTTGGGCGAAGCGTCGCCCGCCCTCGCGCACCCCGACCGGCCGTTGCTGCCCGCGTGGTCGGACGTGCCCGATGTCGCCGTCCGCATCGCGCACGCGGTCGCCATGCAGGCCGTGGTGGACGGCGTCGCCCCGACGCGCAGCGACGCGGAGCTCGCCGACCGTATCGCCGAGGTGCGTTGGCGCCCGGAATATCCCACCGCCGTGAGTCAGTGA
- a CDS encoding diflavin oxidoreductase, translating into MTAQPKFSLIVGYGTDMGNAEDAAMSFADSVQEAMGIESEAVELNQVEIADLQSASHFIVVTSTFGDGEFPDSAALFWEAISAESADRLDHLKFAVLALGDSSYELFCNAGRLLDERLEALGAVRLTARVDVDGAYQQLATAWTGDLVKLLAADRAHAGPRVATVAKEATAAPPPPSRDHHQRFDAPIVVNRLLSAPGSEKEVRHYELDLTGAGIAYSAGDSIAVHVTNDPDLVDAVLAELDAGPDHAVAGYDEPLGVLLTHHLDIRAPSRALRALVASRAGDADAVAALAGDGTAKPGTWLYGRDVLDLIRLGELSVDELVDTLRPLQFRDYSIASSPVVHPDRAHLTVATVRYTARGRRYGGVASTFLADRSETARVHLRPNHTFRLPGADVPIIMVGPGTGIAPFRGFLQERQATGAPGRAWLFFGARNRALDFLYADELHGFRESGVLTRLDLAFSRDNKDATKQYVQQRMWENAAEIFGWLEEGRARVRVWRRRANGQGRRRGVASAGGPRRRDGGRGRPRLCQRADQESPVRARRLLTAGVH; encoded by the coding sequence ATGACCGCCCAACCGAAGTTTTCACTGATCGTGGGCTACGGCACCGACATGGGTAACGCCGAAGACGCGGCCATGTCGTTCGCCGATTCCGTCCAGGAAGCCATGGGCATCGAATCGGAAGCGGTGGAACTCAACCAGGTCGAAATCGCCGACCTGCAATCGGCGAGCCATTTCATCGTGGTCACCTCGACGTTCGGCGACGGCGAGTTCCCCGACAGCGCCGCGTTGTTCTGGGAGGCGATCAGCGCCGAAAGCGCCGACCGGCTCGACCATTTGAAGTTCGCCGTGCTGGCGCTCGGCGACAGCAGTTACGAACTGTTCTGCAATGCCGGCCGGCTCCTCGACGAGCGCCTGGAAGCGCTGGGAGCGGTCAGGCTGACCGCGCGTGTCGATGTGGACGGCGCCTACCAGCAACTCGCGACGGCGTGGACGGGCGACCTGGTCAAGCTGCTGGCCGCCGACCGCGCTCATGCGGGACCGCGTGTCGCGACGGTTGCCAAGGAGGCAACGGCCGCTCCTCCCCCGCCGAGCCGGGATCACCATCAACGTTTCGATGCACCGATAGTCGTGAACCGGCTGCTCAGCGCGCCGGGTTCGGAGAAGGAGGTTCGTCACTACGAGTTGGACCTCACCGGCGCCGGAATCGCCTACAGCGCCGGCGATTCGATCGCGGTGCACGTCACCAACGACCCCGACTTGGTCGACGCAGTGCTCGCCGAACTCGATGCGGGCCCCGACCATGCGGTGGCCGGCTACGACGAGCCGCTCGGCGTCCTGCTGACCCACCACCTGGATATTCGGGCTCCGTCGCGGGCGCTGCGGGCGCTGGTGGCATCCCGCGCCGGGGATGCCGACGCGGTCGCCGCCCTCGCCGGTGACGGAACCGCGAAGCCCGGCACGTGGTTGTACGGCAGGGACGTGCTCGACCTGATCAGGCTGGGCGAGCTGAGTGTGGACGAACTCGTGGACACCTTGCGTCCCTTGCAATTCCGTGACTATTCGATCGCGTCGAGCCCGGTGGTCCATCCCGATCGCGCGCATTTGACGGTGGCGACGGTGCGGTACACCGCCCGTGGGCGCCGGTATGGCGGGGTGGCCTCGACCTTCCTGGCCGACCGCAGCGAGACGGCACGCGTGCACCTGCGACCGAATCACACCTTCCGCCTGCCCGGCGCTGACGTCCCGATCATCATGGTCGGTCCGGGGACCGGCATTGCGCCGTTCCGCGGCTTTCTGCAGGAACGGCAGGCGACCGGGGCGCCAGGTCGGGCGTGGCTGTTCTTCGGCGCGCGGAATCGGGCGCTGGACTTCCTCTACGCCGACGAACTGCACGGCTTCCGGGAATCGGGCGTGCTCACGCGACTCGACCTGGCGTTCTCCCGCGACAACAAGGATGCCACGAAACAGTATGTGCAGCAACGCATGTGGGAGAACGCCGCGGAAATCTTCGGCTGGCTCGAAGAGGGGCGCGCACGTGTACGTGTGTGGCGACGCCGAGCGAATGGCCAAGGACGTCGACGAGGCGTTGCGAGCGCTGGTGGCCCACGCCGGCGCGATGGAGGCCGAGGCCGCCCACGCCTATGTCAACGAGCTGATCAAGAATCACCGGTACGTGCGCGACGTCTACTGACGGCCGGTGTTCACTGA